In Poecilia reticulata strain Guanapo linkage group LG1, Guppy_female_1.0+MT, whole genome shotgun sequence, one genomic interval encodes:
- the kdm4c gene encoding lysine-specific demethylase 4C isoform X5 gives MAGAEVSAPANPTCKIMTFRPTMEEFKDFNRYLVYMESQGAHRAGLAKVIPPKGWKPRRTYDDIDDLMIDAPIQQMVAGQSGLFTQYNIQKKPLSVQEFRRLANSDMYCTPRYLNYEDLERKYWKNLTFVSPIYGADVSGSLYDEDVEEWNIGHLNSILDVIEEDCGVSIQGVNTPYLYFGMWKTTFSWHTEDMDLYSINYLHFGEPKSWYAIPPEHGKRLERLATGFFPNSFKGCEAFLRHKMTLISPSILKKYGIPFDKITQEAGEFMITFPYGYHAGFNHGFNCAESTNFATLRWIDYGKVATQCTCSKDMVKISMEPFVKRFQPDRYASWMLGKDSTLIDHTVPTPSTTPELQSWLQRRRKTKSANKGGHSRMRSKRLRTTEEPVDLDGSLALSSSKRKPLGGQSGPKARRSAAGTAYKELEKGKKKQAEPKHNQNQNLPQLSACKQMCVVKVNRVESKNVEISKKDTSQLNPQALPVEGELKAAESDPQDLLGVTNWSPEGPRESPGAPPPYLEVSDSRFSSTQQDLNSPSGTNRPAETLMDTCLSEPQAHVSYSSTSALTLSTDTDRSTHTGTRNYTNDTVKAENMDVDVDPEHVNQHSDMKALYEPAEGDGYTPSGSCAASQRTQSVGKGSTEESLLPPLLQRNAADMPQLTPEPAGKVGASPLPPVLTQEMPSLTPADDDFTHFRKSGSLSHQVAPVLQRETPTGSPSSQEAREEGTRLQPAEPCTGDHDNRWHLEASVNCEETAEANTDHLAASGLCKRTSGDVHEMLIKSAAEGDHATLESFIPEQSDTTQSHLVQRSAQLNLPDPNKDSYRTQRAGACSPNVLLSSANAGVPQTPESSLYPQHENHLALKPNYHTMYSNCSSQHTEPRTSSISIWKNFTSQSPAVLIQSLHPDLSSDFSHDPLPYTMWTEPQCKEVTDLEDAAKDLCRSENQEDEGGGLTWAQLEPTSLLSVSAIEPLGLCENYELQKVEGNGAEPVSRRSEADARLHPERVALLLRTEQDETDMEDEEASDREDEEHQHSLKGRCSSDSSEEEEENDPNNYKCDASGLEPGEISAYPALSAKRTTKSWRHPLRKPTARAVPTAVKQQTASDEGKTLFVVEN, from the exons ATGGCGGGAGCAGAGGTATCCGCCCCTGCAAACCCCACCTGCAAGATTATGACCTTCAGGCCCACGATGGAAGAATTCAAAGACTTCAACCGGTACCTGGTGTACATGGAATCTCAGGGTGCACACCGGGCAGGCTTGGCTAAG GTGATCCCCCCTAAAGGCTGGAAGCCACGTCGAACCTACGACGATATCGATGATTTAATGATCGACGCTCCAATTCAGCAGATGGTGGCGGGCCAGTCGGGGCTCTTCACTCAGTACAACATCCAGAAGAAGCCTCTTAGTGTGCAGGAGTTCAGGCGGTTAGCAAACAGTGACAT gtaCTGTACACCTCGCTACCTGAATTATGAAGATCTTGAGAGGAAATACTGGAAAAACCTCACTTTTGTCTCACCCATATATGGTGCAGATGTGAGTGGCAGCCTCTATGATGAG GACGTAGAAGAGTGGAACATTGGACATCTGAACTCCATCCTGGATGTTATCGAGGAGGACTGTGGTGTGTCCATACAGGGGGTCAACACACCGTATCTCTACTTTGGGATGTGGAAGACCACCTTCTCCTGGCACACAGAGGATATGGATCTGTATAGCATCAACTACCTCCACTTTGGAGAGCCCAAATCCtg GTATGCCATCCCCCCGGAGCACGGGAAACGACTGGAGCGCCTGGCTACAG gtttttttcccaACAGCTTCAAGGGCTGTGAAGCTTTTCTGCGCCACAAGATGACCCTTATCTCTCCCTCTATACTAAAGAAGTATGGCATTCCCTTTGATAAG ATTACTCAGGAAGCCGGAGAGTTCATGATCACCTTCCCGTATGGTTACCATGCTGGATTCAATCATGGCTTCAACTGTGCGGAGTCCACAAACTTTGCCACTTTGCGCTGGATAGACTACGGCAAGGTGGCCACACAG TGCACATGTAGCAAGGATATGGTGAAGATATCCATGGAGCCCTTTGTGAAGCGTTTCCAACCTGACCGTTACGCCAGCTGGATGCTGGGCAAGGACTCGACGCTCATCGACCACACGGTTCCCACTCCCAGTACGACGCCGGAGCTGCAGAGCTGGTTACAGAGGCGCCGTAAGACCAAGTCTGCAAACAAAGG CGGTCACTCTCGTATGCGCTCCAAACGCCTCAGGACCACAGAGGAGCCGGTTGATCTGGATGGCAGCTTAGCACTGAGCAGCAGTAAGAGAAAACCTCTGGGTGGGCAGTCTGGGCCCAAAGCGAGGCGGTCCGCAGCAGGGACCGCCTACAAGGAGCTggagaaagggaagaaaaaacaggCCGAGCCAAAACACAACCAGAATCAGAACTTGCCTCAGCTTTCTG CTTGCAAACAAATGTGTGTTGTCAAGGTAAACCGTGTTGAGAGTAAAAACGTGGAGATTTCTAAAAAGGACACGTCTCAGTTGAACCCCCAGGCTTTACCGGTGGAGGGCGAGCTAAAAGCAGCTGAGTCCGACCCCCAGGACCTCTTAGGAGTCACAAACTGGAGCCCTGAAGGACCCAGAGAGAGTCCCGGGGCTCCACCGCCGTATCTGGAAGTCAGCGATTCGAGGTTTTCTTCTACGCAGCAAGACCTTAACTCACCTTCCGGCACGAACCGGCCTGCAGAGACTCTAATGGACACATGTCTCTCTGAACCTCAGGCTCACGTATCATATTCCTCAACTTCAGCATTAACTTTGAGCACCGACACTGACAGGAGCACGCATACGGGTACCAGGAATTACACTAACGACactgtaaaagcagaaaacatggaCGTAGATGTTGATCCTGAACATGTTAATCAACACTCCGACATGAAAGCACTTTATGAACCAGCAGAGGGCGATGGTTACACACCAAGTGGCTCCTGTGCTGCCTCACAACGCACTCAGAGTGTGGGAAAAGGCAGCACAGAGGAAAGCCTTTTGCCTCCCCTGTTGCAGAGGAATGCAGCGGATATGCCACAGCTCACACCGGAGCCGGCCGGGAAGGTGGGTGCTTCCCCGTTGCCACCTGTGTTGACCCAGGAGATGCCCTCCCTCACCCCGGCTGACGACGACTTCACTCATTTCCGCAAATCCGGATCATTAAGCCACCAGGTTGCACCTGTGCTTCAGAGGGAGACGCCAACTGGCTCACCGTCCTCACAGGAAGCCAGGGAGGAAGGGACTCGTTTACAGCCAGCAGAACCCTGTACAGGGGACCATGACAACCGCTGGCATTTAGAGGCTTCAGTTAATTGTGAGGAGACAGCAGAAGCAAACACAGATCATTTAGCTGCCAGTGGTTTGTGCAAGAGAACATCTGGCGACGTCCatgaaatgttaataaaatctGCTGCGGAAGGAGATCACGCAACGCTGGAAAGTTTCATCCCTGAGCAAAGTGATACAACTCAGAGCCATCTGGTTCAAAGAAGCGCACAACTCAACTTGCCTGATCCAAATAAAGACAGCTACAGAACTCAGAGAGCCGGTGCCTGCAGTCCGAACGTCCTGCTGTCATCTGCTAACGCTGGTGTTCCCCAAACCCCTGAGTCTTCACTATACCCTCAGCATGAGAACCACTTGGCATTAAAACCCAACTACCACACTATGTACTCTAACTGTTCTTCCCAACACACTGAGCCTAGAACCTCCTCCATCAGTATCTGGAAGAACTTCACTTCCCAGAGTCCTGCGGTCCTCATCCAGAGTCTGCACCCAGATCTCTCGTCTGACTTCTCTCACGATCCTCTACCTTACACCATGTGGACCGAACCTCAGTGCAAAGAAGTCACGGACCTGGAGGACGCTGCGAAGGACCTATGCAGGTCAGAGAACCAGGAGGATGAAGGTGGCGGTCTCACCTGGGCCCAGCTGGAACCCACCTCGCTCCTTTCAGTTAGTGCTATCGAACCTCTGGGACTCTGTGAGAATTACGAGTTGCAGAAAGTCGAGGGGAACGGAGCTGAACCCGTGTCGAGACGGAGCGAGGCCGATGCGCGCTTACACCCCGAGAGGGTGGCATTGCTTCTCCGGACCGAACAAGACGAGACGGATATGGAAGATGAAGAAGCATCTGATCGTGAAGATGAAGAGCATCAGCATAGTTTGAAAGGACGCTGCAGCAGTGATTcttcagaggaagaggaggagaatgatccaaataattacaaatgtgaTGCATCTGGCCTTGAACCTGGGGAAATTAGTGCT TACCCAGCCCTGTCAGCCAAGAGGACCACTAAGAGCTGGCGTCACCCTCTCAGGAAACCCACCGCAAGAGCCGTCCCCACCGCTGTGAAACAACAGACTGCCAGTGACGAGG GCAAAACGCTGtttgtggtggaaaactaa